From a region of the Synechococcus sp. PCC 7502 genome:
- a CDS encoding GNAT family N-acetyltransferase, with product MEINWYWQQFSDISGEEMHEILSLRQKVFVVEQRCAYLDADELDKQSWHLLGRRNDRQLIAYARLNFPNTRYSEPSFGRVITTKEIRGIGAGRRVVKACIEKSTQEYPDLNIQISAQTYLVRFYQEFGFTSVGVPYDDAGIEHVNMILETRRYLA from the coding sequence ATGGAAATTAATTGGTATTGGCAACAATTTAGCGACATCTCTGGAGAGGAAATGCACGAAATCCTCTCCTTGCGACAGAAAGTTTTTGTTGTGGAGCAAAGGTGTGCATATTTAGATGCCGATGAGTTGGATAAACAGTCGTGGCATCTGTTGGGTCGGAGAAATGATAGACAACTAATAGCGTACGCACGATTAAATTTCCCCAATACTAGATACTCAGAACCTTCTTTTGGGCGCGTTATTACCACTAAAGAAATAAGAGGAATTGGGGCGGGGCGAAGGGTAGTAAAAGCTTGCATCGAGAAGAGTACGCAAGAATATCCAGATTTGAATATTCAAATTTCAGCCCAGACTTATCTCGTCAGGTTTTATCAAGAATTCGGCTTTACAAGTGTCGGGGTTCCCTATGATGATGCAGGAATAGAACATGTAAATATGATTTTAGAAACACGACGATATCTAGCCTAA
- a CDS encoding CO2 hydration protein, with protein MTITITDPITEKTTLPPSTHELADVVHRLEAGGAMLPDTPENLMQIIGLYKAYAVPMDFYWRDLLYIAEQVFLDPLPFFKYFLPQEYLELHNHYAGDDADLRIWRGEATAHPELLAFMEKGETMKMPKIFHHLWHDRINMEFAEECMRAMLWHRGMGGQFDPYLDSDEYKANADKAIRAYFKFNPVMMGLYQLFPDMFLEQVRQMSYYSNLGLFWEVMAPVFFEMSDLYDEGKITSVPEAMNFLVNGIFAIAGRPIYHHVHIRGEVYEIIPKSKGFMWLYEAALPYVEAVFYRTSPFRGTKSYNAQAGQVPDEQKDFHFGILYADVFPVGTAGIPPTLLMQDMLHFLPPYLVEYYSKYCRGQDDMLIQLGISFQRSMYCVTSAVIQALRTALLYPLDDPNPRHLAANRAFFEAQLDRFKRPEARIRNIQSQDYR; from the coding sequence ATGACAATTACCATAACCGACCCCATAACTGAAAAAACAACTCTTCCCCCCTCAACCCATGAACTTGCTGATGTGGTTCACCGCTTAGAAGCAGGTGGGGCAATGCTCCCCGATACTCCAGAGAATCTGATGCAGATAATTGGTTTATATAAGGCATATGCTGTGCCTATGGACTTTTACTGGCGGGATTTGCTTTATATTGCCGAACAAGTATTTCTCGATCCTCTGCCTTTCTTTAAATATTTCCTCCCGCAAGAATACCTAGAACTGCACAATCACTATGCTGGGGATGATGCCGATTTACGGATTTGGCGAGGTGAAGCAACTGCCCATCCAGAGTTATTAGCATTTATGGAAAAGGGCGAAACCATGAAGATGCCTAAAATTTTTCATCATCTGTGGCACGATCGCATCAATATGGAATTTGCGGAAGAATGTATGCGGGCTATGCTGTGGCATCGGGGTATGGGCGGACAATTCGATCCGTATTTAGATAGTGATGAATATAAGGCAAATGCAGATAAGGCAATTCGGGCATATTTCAAGTTCAATCCTGTGATGATGGGGTTATATCAACTTTTCCCTGATATGTTTTTAGAACAAGTACGTCAAATGTCCTATTACTCTAATCTAGGGTTATTTTGGGAAGTGATGGCTCCAGTATTTTTTGAAATGAGTGACCTTTACGATGAAGGTAAGATTACTAGCGTTCCCGAAGCGATGAATTTTCTTGTTAATGGGATTTTTGCGATCGCTGGTCGTCCTATTTATCACCATGTTCATATTCGAGGTGAAGTCTATGAGATCATTCCTAAATCAAAGGGCTTTATGTGGCTATACGAAGCAGCTTTACCCTATGTAGAAGCAGTTTTTTATCGTACTTCTCCATTTCGAGGTACTAAGTCCTATAATGCCCAAGCAGGACAAGTTCCAGATGAGCAGAAGGATTTTCATTTTGGTATTCTCTATGCCGATGTTTTTCCCGTTGGCACTGCTGGAATTCCACCCACGTTGTTAATGCAAGATATGCTGCATTTTCTGCCCCCCTATTTAGTTGAATATTACTCTAAATATTGCCGTGGTCAGGATGATATGCTAATTCAGTTGGGGATTAGTTTTCAGCGATCGATGTATTGTGTCACTTCTGCTGTAATTCAGGCTTTGCGAACTGCTCTACTCTATCCCCTAGACGATCCTAACCCTAGACATTTAGCAGCAAATCGGGCATTTTTTGAGGCTCAATTAGATCGATTTAAACGCCCAGAGGCAAGAATAAGGAATATCCAGAGTCAAGATTATCGTTAA
- a CDS encoding GntR family transcriptional regulator: MVQFFIQPDSEISPAVQLFDQISFAITSCAYASGEQLPSTRQLAQQTGLHRNTINKVYQQLKKAGLVTAKGGSGMYAAPPKQELVSEEASVQIIRQTLNQLLSLGYSLAQAQTLFNHEVNWRLSCSAKLIVTSGKEDAGVAQIIAAELEEALDIPLQIIAIEELGKTLDQLEQNIRASTIVTNRYFAETVHRLVGDRPIRIFTIDIYNYSPEIARIRKLPLNSSVGLVSISTGVLRLAESLIQSIRKDVLVIAVLPQDTYRLQSMLKTVDLVIAGHSLAAVKQAIADVDRIRPLEVIYSGKYVAAESIKALKLELGID, translated from the coding sequence ATGGTACAGTTCTTCATTCAGCCAGATAGCGAGATTTCCCCTGCGGTACAGTTATTTGATCAGATTAGTTTTGCCATTACGTCCTGTGCCTATGCTAGTGGTGAACAACTCCCCAGCACTCGCCAATTAGCTCAACAGACTGGGTTACACCGCAACACTATCAATAAAGTCTATCAACAGCTTAAGAAGGCAGGCTTAGTCACGGCAAAGGGTGGTTCAGGAATGTATGCGGCTCCTCCCAAGCAGGAACTAGTCTCAGAAGAGGCATCTGTACAAATTATTCGTCAGACCTTAAATCAGCTTTTAAGCTTAGGATATTCCCTCGCTCAGGCACAAACATTATTTAATCATGAAGTTAATTGGCGACTAAGTTGTAGTGCTAAGCTCATTGTTACCTCTGGGAAAGAAGATGCAGGCGTGGCTCAAATTATTGCCGCAGAGTTAGAAGAAGCTCTTGATATTCCCTTACAAATTATTGCGATCGAAGAACTTGGCAAAACTCTAGATCAGCTTGAGCAAAATATTAGGGCTAGTACAATTGTCACCAATCGCTACTTTGCGGAAACCGTGCATAGACTGGTAGGCGATCGCCCCATCCGCATATTTACCATTGATATTTATAACTACAGCCCCGAAATTGCCCGCATTAGAAAACTGCCCTTAAATAGTTCTGTTGGTTTAGTGTCAATCAGTACAGGAGTGCTAAGACTAGCAGAAAGCTTAATCCAAAGTATTCGCAAAGATGTTTTGGTAATTGCAGTTTTACCCCAAGATACCTATAGGCTGCAATCAATGCTAAAAACCGTAGATTTAGTTATAGCTGGACATTCTTTGGCTGCTGTTAAACAGGCGATCGCCGATGTGGATAGAATTCGCCCCTTAGAGGTGATCTATTCGGGTAAGTATGTGGCGGCGGAGTCGATTAAGGCTCTTAAGTTAGAACTGGGGATTGATTAA
- a CDS encoding HAS barrel domain-containing protein yields MTTSSLKLESTQIAEIVETASTEYIAQCLEPKHLSFPVVPAFGSWVKAIAEDQIIIYGVVYHATTMPIDSVHRAVALGLSLTELQEQQPQIFAMLKTEIKVAILGFQAENNIYQHLPSQPPQIHQAVYACSSNEINKFTDELHFLRTLIQITNAPTDELIAAILRNTYQSRQGDRQWLVASGRKLSILLKDDYDRLGAILNQVHLI; encoded by the coding sequence ATGACTACATCTTCATTAAAACTAGAATCAACTCAGATCGCTGAAATAGTCGAAACCGCCTCAACGGAATACATTGCCCAATGTCTAGAACCAAAACATTTAAGCTTTCCTGTCGTACCTGCCTTTGGTAGTTGGGTTAAAGCGATCGCTGAGGATCAGATAATTATCTATGGAGTGGTTTACCATGCCACAACTATGCCCATTGACTCAGTTCATCGAGCCGTTGCCCTTGGTTTATCTTTAACTGAACTCCAAGAACAACAACCGCAAATCTTTGCCATGCTCAAAACAGAAATTAAGGTAGCAATTCTTGGTTTTCAGGCAGAAAATAATATCTATCAACATTTGCCATCCCAACCACCACAAATTCATCAAGCCGTCTATGCCTGTAGCAGCAATGAAATCAACAAATTTACGGATGAGCTACATTTCTTACGCACCCTCATCCAGATTACCAATGCTCCCACCGATGAACTCATAGCTGCCATACTCCGTAATACGTATCAATCTCGTCAAGGCGATCGCCAGTGGCTTGTAGCATCTGGACGCAAACTCAGTATCCTCTTAAAAGATGACTATGATCGCCTAGGTGCAATTCTTAACCAAGTTCATCTAATCTAA
- the pyrF gene encoding orotidine-5'-phosphate decarboxylase produces the protein MNTDQIIIALDVPSLDQAIALVEQLPTVTFWKVGLELFTSCGIEIIRYLKSRNKKVFLDLKLHDIPNTVAATCRVLAKYEVDFLTVHAIGGRAMLEAAQSEIKGSSTQLLAVTILTSISAQELGADLKIPLELSDYVLTLALMAQASGIAGCVCSAHELKVLRSHIQSNFYLVTPGIRLGGGINQDQNRVMTPKQAIALGADYLVIGRPITQAPNPLAVWQEICQQIST, from the coding sequence TTGAATACAGATCAAATCATAATTGCTCTTGATGTGCCTAGCTTGGATCAGGCGATCGCCCTTGTCGAGCAGTTACCCACAGTTACATTTTGGAAAGTTGGACTAGAGTTATTTACTAGCTGTGGCATTGAAATAATTCGCTATTTAAAATCTCGAAATAAAAAAGTATTTTTAGACCTCAAGCTACATGATATTCCCAATACCGTAGCCGCCACCTGTCGGGTCTTAGCCAAATATGAAGTGGACTTTTTAACTGTGCATGCGATCGGCGGCAGAGCCATGCTAGAAGCTGCTCAATCTGAAATTAAAGGAAGTTCCACCCAACTTTTAGCCGTAACCATCCTCACCAGTATTTCTGCCCAAGAATTAGGTGCTGATCTAAAAATTCCCCTAGAGCTTTCCGACTACGTTTTAACATTGGCATTAATGGCTCAAGCTAGCGGTATTGCTGGTTGTGTTTGTTCTGCCCATGAATTAAAAGTTTTGCGATCGCATATCCAGTCTAATTTTTATTTGGTTACCCCTGGTATTCGGTTGGGAGGTGGGATAAATCAAGATCAAAATCGAGTCATGACTCCGAAGCAGGCGATCGCTCTTGGTGCAGATTACTTAGTGATTGGTCGTCCCATTACCCAAGCCCCAAATCCCTTGGCTGTTTGGCAAGAAATATGTCAGCAAATATCTACATAG
- a CDS encoding tocopherol cyclase family protein, translated as MMKVAHQGYHWNRGLGRFFEGWYYRLTLPQFQQSFAFMYAIDDPQGGTAYSGGSVQVLGVNDQHIWRTLPSVQGFYASWERLNLSHWHSGEGYSASDRHNQGRIYDPVKDLTCTWDYRMQAISNDRSATMGWLSYFSVFAPGWQILKLHGLGSGCVAWGDHFYDFEDAPVYMEKNWGGAFPEQWFWVQCNAFDGNSNLSVVCAGGKRKTLGISSDVAMVAVYHNGKVYNFMPDQSEIYCDIEPWGSWKIQAYNNRRQRVELRGKTDSLGTWIMVPTARGLKFSCRDTAIGKIKLTLVHDGKTIQASSNQAALEVGGKTWYTPWQFKSASI; from the coding sequence ATGATGAAAGTTGCCCATCAAGGTTATCACTGGAACCGTGGCTTAGGGAGATTCTTTGAGGGGTGGTACTACCGCTTAACTTTACCCCAGTTTCAACAATCCTTTGCCTTTATGTATGCCATTGATGATCCCCAAGGTGGGACAGCCTATAGTGGCGGATCAGTGCAAGTATTAGGAGTGAATGATCAGCATATTTGGCGAACTTTGCCTAGTGTTCAAGGTTTTTATGCTAGTTGGGAACGACTTAATCTTAGCCATTGGCACTCTGGGGAGGGTTATTCTGCTAGCGATCGCCATAATCAAGGCAGAATTTATGACCCCGTAAAAGACCTTACCTGTACTTGGGATTATCGGATGCAGGCAATTAGTAATGACAGATCAGCAACCATGGGCTGGTTATCTTACTTTTCTGTATTTGCTCCTGGTTGGCAGATTTTAAAGCTGCATGGCTTGGGCTCAGGGTGTGTGGCTTGGGGCGATCACTTCTATGACTTTGAAGATGCACCAGTATATATGGAAAAAAACTGGGGTGGAGCATTTCCAGAGCAATGGTTTTGGGTACAGTGCAATGCCTTTGATGGGAATAGTAATCTCAGCGTAGTATGTGCAGGTGGCAAACGTAAGACCTTGGGGATTTCAAGTGATGTTGCCATGGTTGCTGTTTACCATAATGGTAAGGTATATAACTTTATGCCCGATCAAAGTGAGATTTATTGTGATATTGAGCCTTGGGGAAGTTGGAAAATTCAGGCATATAACAACCGTAGGCAGCGAGTAGAGCTTAGGGGTAAAACTGATAGCTTAGGCACATGGATTATGGTACCTACAGCCAGGGGCTTGAAATTTAGCTGTCGGGATACGGCGATCGGAAAAATTAAGTTAACTTTGGTGCATGATGGTAAGACGATCCAAGCCAGTAGTAATCAAGCTGCCTTGGAAGTTGGCGGTAAGACTTGGTACACACCTTGGCAGTTTAAGTCAGCGAGTATTTAA
- a CDS encoding FAD-dependent oxidoreductase has translation MPLGDYDLVVIGDGKKAGAIALKAAKIGARVALATSLRWDLDQLEQVVRRFQLCTHSLKSLDQLEQIDQILESLLFAQKEQIEFLQTCGVDVILGKVQFSDRRTIIIQSLTQVDQNHNPINRKLTSRRFVIVQDSILQRHRILGLDQISYLTYDSLFKLLPTGRLSSIAILAEDALGCAIAQILHKLGIKVRIITAGSILPEFDLDIARILQAHLEIQGIEIYTGTIVTAISDQKIWITTSLGTHALDRDGDILLPSSAHIPDLNLTAAGIQTYQGANQGEILITSKLQTTNPNIYLCHQLNDIDIILKNALFWKIFALKPSIPAQISYTQPQLASIGLSELAARLQYGKNVYVWQRYSQSDGGEFYKVLYRDNGEIVGAHFMEAYAQELLASVAIMIHKKIKVTDVANLPNGAIAELCQEISTEIWARNWKSLWFRLRS, from the coding sequence ATGCCCCTTGGTGATTATGATTTGGTGGTAATAGGTGATGGCAAAAAGGCAGGAGCGATCGCTCTTAAGGCAGCAAAAATTGGAGCTAGGGTGGCTCTGGCAACTTCTCTAAGATGGGATTTGGATCAGCTTGAGCAAGTTGTGAGAAGATTTCAGTTATGTACGCATTCTTTAAAATCTTTAGATCAATTAGAACAAATAGATCAAATTTTAGAATCCCTACTTTTTGCCCAGAAAGAACAGATCGAGTTTTTACAAACCTGTGGTGTAGATGTAATTTTAGGTAAAGTCCAATTTAGCGATCGCCGCACCATAATCATCCAGTCCTTAACGCAAGTTGATCAAAACCATAATCCAATCAATAGGAAGTTAACATCTCGACGATTTGTAATTGTCCAAGATTCCATTCTCCAACGACACAGAATTTTAGGCTTAGATCAAATTAGCTATTTAACCTATGACTCCCTATTTAAGCTATTACCCACAGGTAGATTAAGTTCCATTGCGATCTTGGCAGAAGATGCTCTAGGTTGTGCGATCGCCCAGATTTTGCATAAATTAGGAATTAAAGTCCGAATTATCACGGCGGGTTCGATTTTACCTGAGTTCGATCTGGATATTGCGCGCATACTCCAAGCACATTTAGAAATTCAAGGTATCGAAATTTACACTGGTACCATTGTCACGGCGATTTCCGATCAGAAAATTTGGATTACGACATCATTAGGAACTCATGCTTTAGACCGGGATGGAGATATATTATTGCCAAGTTCTGCCCATATTCCCGATCTCAACCTGACTGCCGCAGGGATTCAGACTTATCAAGGGGCTAATCAAGGGGAAATTCTGATTACTTCTAAACTACAAACCACAAACCCTAATATTTATTTGTGTCATCAGTTGAACGATATAGACATCATTTTAAAAAATGCCTTATTTTGGAAGATTTTTGCGCTTAAACCATCTATTCCTGCCCAAATTTCTTACACTCAACCACAACTAGCAAGTATTGGCTTAAGCGAACTCGCAGCAAGATTGCAGTACGGGAAGAATGTATATGTATGGCAGAGATACAGTCAAAGCGATGGCGGGGAGTTTTATAAAGTTCTGTATCGAGATAATGGGGAAATTGTGGGAGCGCACTTTATGGAAGCCTATGCCCAAGAGCTATTGGCATCTGTAGCAATTATGATCCACAAAAAAATTAAGGTTACGGATGTGGCTAATTTACCCAATGGCGCGATCGCTGAGCTATGTCAAGAAATTTCCACAGAAATCTGGGCTAGAAACTGGAAATCATTGTGGTTTAGGCTCCGTAGCTAA
- a CDS encoding class I SAM-dependent methyltransferase, translating into MLLAHERTKLDPSDDALFYEYPRFVTHVDDGFIRQLTNLYSDRLKPHTRILDLMSSWVSHLPETMKFNHVEGHGLNAEELQRNPRLDHFFVQNLNQNLNLPFTDCEFDAILNTVSVQYLQYPDAIFTEIYRILKPNGIAIISFSNRMFYQKAIQAWRDSSEQQRVELVKAYFKAVKGFSEPEVVTANSHNLLWQWLNPSSGDPFYAVIATKVLS; encoded by the coding sequence ATGCTTTTAGCCCATGAGCGGACAAAGTTAGATCCCAGTGACGATGCCCTTTTTTATGAGTATCCTCGATTTGTCACCCACGTCGATGATGGCTTTATTCGACAATTAACTAATTTATATAGCGATCGCCTAAAACCTCACACTCGAATTTTAGATTTAATGAGTAGCTGGGTTTCCCATTTGCCAGAGACTATGAAGTTTAATCATGTGGAGGGACATGGCTTAAATGCTGAAGAACTCCAGCGTAATCCCCGTTTGGATCATTTTTTTGTCCAGAATCTAAATCAAAATTTAAATCTACCATTTACTGATTGTGAGTTTGATGCAATTCTCAATACGGTATCTGTGCAGTATTTACAGTATCCCGATGCGATTTTTACGGAGATTTATCGAATATTAAAGCCCAATGGCATCGCAATTATTAGTTTCTCTAATCGGATGTTTTATCAAAAGGCAATTCAAGCTTGGCGGGATAGTTCAGAGCAACAACGGGTAGAGTTAGTTAAGGCGTATTTTAAGGCGGTGAAGGGATTTAGTGAACCTGAGGTGGTAACTGCTAATTCCCATAACCTATTGTGGCAGTGGCTAAACCCCAGTAGTGGCGACCCTTTCTATGCTGTAATTGCGACTAAGGTTTTAAGTTAA
- a CDS encoding late competence development ComFB family protein, with translation MELASCRNAIEEPVIEEVKAQVKSLSPALQNQVDVRGIVAYSLNRLPTMYATTQRGWSQQRRRAREEFGDQIKGAVRQGMLGIRKDVLRESQPLPEEELETEARSLAKLQKILGKPDLRWRELHEALQDTLINIHDRGALSTGHVSMARKNALTIKSYLKRSKSHDPGWKSRQITVALSEHAIQSSQDEKEFASYMLRAYWNYTNILENLVMAVAELQLKRMEPAAKERITLNEVAAYTLNRLPPMYATSNKGLQQLRIRAKTEMAHQIVALVREAVVRVREYPQRLLPPLTIQKFTKERDLALSELRTCLELPDLTWQNVVEVVQDIITQSEEGDTIWYRKLQRSS, from the coding sequence ATGGAATTAGCTAGCTGTAGAAATGCGATCGAAGAACCAGTCATTGAAGAAGTAAAAGCTCAAGTTAAATCCTTAAGCCCTGCTCTCCAAAATCAAGTTGATGTACGCGGAATTGTTGCCTACTCGCTTAATCGTCTTCCAACTATGTATGCTACAACCCAAAGAGGATGGTCACAGCAACGCCGCAGGGCAAGGGAAGAATTTGGGGATCAAATTAAAGGTGCTGTTCGTCAAGGAATGCTGGGGATCAGAAAAGATGTCCTGCGTGAATCGCAACCCTTGCCTGAAGAAGAGCTAGAAACTGAAGCTCGGTCTTTAGCAAAACTCCAAAAAATCCTCGGTAAACCAGATTTGCGCTGGCGAGAATTGCACGAAGCTCTCCAAGACACACTGATTAACATTCATGATCGAGGTGCACTATCCACTGGTCATGTCAGCATGGCAAGGAAAAATGCTTTGACCATTAAAAGTTATCTCAAGCGTTCTAAGTCCCATGATCCAGGCTGGAAAAGTCGCCAAATTACGGTTGCCCTTTCAGAACATGCTATTCAGTCATCTCAAGATGAAAAAGAATTTGCTTCCTATATGCTGCGAGCCTACTGGAATTACACCAACATTTTAGAAAACTTAGTTATGGCAGTGGCAGAATTACAATTAAAGCGGATGGAACCTGCTGCCAAAGAGAGGATTACCCTTAATGAGGTTGCTGCTTACACCTTAAATCGCTTACCACCCATGTATGCTACCAGCAATAAAGGGTTACAACAATTACGCATCCGCGCAAAAACGGAAATGGCACACCAAATCGTCGCTCTAGTTAGAGAAGCAGTAGTTAGAGTTCGGGAATATCCCCAAAGACTTTTACCGCCTTTAACCATCCAGAAATTCACAAAAGAGCGAGACTTAGCCTTATCGGAACTGAGAACTTGTTTAGAACTTCCAGATTTAACATGGCAAAATGTTGTGGAAGTAGTCCAAGATATTATTACTCAGAGTGAGGAAGGGGATACCATTTGGTACAGAAAACTACAAAGATCGAGTTAG
- the rpsG gene encoding 30S ribosomal protein S7, translated as MSRRTKITKRITPPDAVYSSRLVNMLIRRLMVSGKFSLASGIVYDAFNVVAERTGNPAIEIFDRAVRNATPLVEVKARRVGGATYQVPMEVRTDRGVALALRWLVQYSRSRPGRSMSSKLANELMDAANETGSAVRKREETHRMAEANKAFAHYKY; from the coding sequence ATGTCTCGCCGCACAAAAATCACCAAACGTATTACCCCGCCCGATGCTGTCTATAGCAGCCGCCTAGTTAATATGCTTATTCGTCGCCTCATGGTATCAGGAAAATTTTCCTTGGCATCAGGCATTGTTTATGATGCTTTTAATGTCGTAGCTGAGCGCACAGGTAATCCAGCCATTGAAATCTTTGACCGAGCAGTTCGTAATGCTACTCCCTTAGTGGAAGTTAAAGCTCGTAGAGTTGGTGGAGCAACCTATCAAGTTCCCATGGAAGTTAGAACTGATCGCGGCGTTGCCTTAGCTTTAAGATGGCTAGTGCAGTACTCTCGCTCTCGCCCTGGACGTAGTATGTCTAGCAAATTAGCAAATGAACTTATGGATGCTGCTAATGAAACTGGAAGTGCTGTGCGTAAGCGTGAAGAAACCCACCGTATGGCTGAAGCGAATAAGGCATTTGCCCATTACAAGTACTAA
- a CDS encoding carbohydrate ABC transporter permease has translation MKINKLIPYLFLLPALLAFGITAFLPIIQALYLSFTNYDLINKPNFIGWQNYINLGSDRLFWQVLLNTIIYLVCAVPLLIVIPLFLAILVNQKLRGMQLFRAIYYFPVVISVVVAGLAWKWIYAENGLLNFIISAISWQSIKINWLTDSKTAIFAIIAVTVWRGLGYYMVIYLAGLQSIPPDLYEAAAIDGSDGWLKHFDITIPLLKPYIILVAVMSSISAMKIFEEVFIMSRGGPANSTKTIVYYLYEKGFGSLEMGYASAIGIVVFMAIFLVSITTFKFINSQSLNIPTASDI, from the coding sequence ATGAAGATCAATAAATTAATTCCATATCTATTTTTACTACCTGCACTTTTAGCCTTTGGAATTACTGCTTTTTTGCCGATTATTCAGGCGTTGTATTTGAGCTTTACTAATTACGACCTTATTAATAAACCTAATTTCATCGGTTGGCAAAACTATATTAATTTGGGTAGCGATCGCCTATTTTGGCAGGTTTTACTTAATACAATTATCTATCTGGTATGTGCAGTACCTTTATTAATAGTAATTCCCCTATTTTTGGCAATTTTAGTTAATCAAAAACTAAGAGGTATGCAATTATTTAGAGCAATTTATTACTTTCCTGTAGTGATTTCTGTAGTGGTAGCGGGATTAGCTTGGAAGTGGATATACGCCGAAAATGGACTACTTAACTTTATTATTTCCGCTATTAGCTGGCAATCAATTAAAATTAATTGGCTAACTGATTCTAAAACCGCAATTTTTGCCATTATTGCTGTAACCGTATGGAGGGGTCTGGGCTATTACATGGTGATTTATTTGGCAGGTTTGCAATCCATCCCTCCAGATTTATATGAAGCCGCAGCGATCGATGGTTCCGATGGTTGGCTAAAGCATTTTGACATCACTATTCCTTTACTCAAGCCCTATATTATCCTAGTGGCTGTAATGTCATCAATTTCAGCGATGAAGATATTTGAAGAAGTATTTATTATGTCCCGTGGTGGACCCGCTAATAGTACTAAGACCATTGTTTATTATCTGTATGAAAAGGGATTTGGTAGCTTAGAAATGGGTTATGCTTCTGCCATTGGTATTGTGGTTTTCATGGCTATCTTCTTAGTATCTATTACTACTTTTAAGTTTATTAATTCTCAATCCTTGAATATCCCTACCGCCAGTGATATCTAA
- the rpsL gene encoding 30S ribosomal protein S12, producing MPTIQQLIRTERQNANQKTKSPALKSCPQRRGVCTRVYTTTPKKPNSALRKVARVRLTSGFEVTAYIPGIGHNLQEHSVVMIRGGRVKDLPGVRYHIIRGTLDTAGVKGRMQGRSKYGAKRPKPGQAAAVPTKGKKK from the coding sequence ATGCCCACAATCCAGCAGCTCATTCGCACTGAGCGTCAAAATGCTAACCAAAAAACAAAGTCACCAGCCCTCAAAAGCTGTCCACAAAGGCGTGGAGTTTGCACACGTGTATATACAACCACCCCGAAAAAGCCCAACTCCGCCTTGCGTAAAGTAGCACGGGTACGTTTAACCTCTGGCTTTGAAGTGACAGCATACATTCCCGGAATTGGGCATAATCTTCAAGAACACTCAGTAGTTATGATTAGAGGCGGAAGAGTTAAAGACCTTCCTGGAGTTCGCTATCACATTATCCGAGGCACCCTTGATACTGCTGGAGTTAAAGGAAGGATGCAAGGACGCTCAAAATATGGTGCCAAAAGACCGAAACCAGGACAAGCTGCCGCAGTTCCTACCAAGGGCAAAAAGAAATAG